From Cupriavidus oxalaticus:
GCCATCAAGATGGCGCCGTTGATTCACCGGCTTCGGGAATCCAGCCATTTCGAGTTGCGGGTCTGCGTCACGGGCCAGCACCGTCTGATGCTGGACCAGGTACTTCGCCTCTTCGAAATCGTGCCGGACTATGACCTCAACGTCATCAGCCACGGGCAAAGCCTGTCCGACATCACGACACGCGTACTGTCAGGCGTGCACATGGTCCTGGACCGTTTCCTGCCTGAGGCCCTGCTTGTCCACGGCGACACCACCACCACGCTGGCCGCCACGCTTGCAGCCTTCTATCGAAACGTCGCGATCGGCCACGTCGAAGCGGGACTGCGCACTGGCAATCTCAGCGCTCCTTGGCCGGAAGAAATGAATCGGCGCGTGACCGACGTGATGGCGTCCTGGCATTTCGCGCCGACGCAACAGGCGCAGGAAGCCTTGCTGCGCGAAGGCGTCGACCCGGCGCGCATCAGCCTGACCGGCAACACCGGCATCGACGCGCTGCTGCAGGTCAAGGCCAGGTTGGACGCCGATGCCGAAATGCGCGGCCGGCTGGCGAGCCGGTACCCATTCCTGGATGAGACGCGCCGAATGGTGCTGGTGACCGGACACCGGCGCGAAAACTTCGGTACACCATTCGAGCGGCTGTTCAGCGCGCTGCGCATGCTGGCGGACCGCAATCCGGATATCCAGATCGTCTATCCGGTGCATCTGAACCCGCGCGTGCAGGGTCCGGTGCAGGCGATCCTGAGCGGGCACCCCAGCATCCACCTGATCGATCCGCAGGACTACCTGCCCTTTGTGTTCCTGATGTCGCGCGCCTATCTGATCGTCACCGACTCCGGCGGCATCCAGGAAGAGGCGCCGGCCTTGGGCAAGCCGGTGCTGGTAACGCGGGAAACCACCGAGCGGCCGGAAGCCGTGGCCGCCGGTACCGCTCGGCTGGTCGGTACCGACCCTGCTCGCATCATCGCGGCCGCGGAGCACTTGCTGAACGACCCGACGGAGTACGCCTGCATGGCGCGCGCGCACAACCCGTTCGGCGACGGCCGCGCCAGCGAACGCATCGTCGGTGCGCTGCAGGCGGCGTCACCTGAGCCGTACCGGCAAGGTGGTGATGAAGCGGTCAACGTCAACGTCGCCACCCAGTAGTCAAGCGAAGCATCAACGAAGCCGGCGGCCGGGCGCCACGCCCCCGAAGCCGAATGGCCACCGCAAGCAGGAGGAGCAAGGCAAATGAAGCGCTTACGTACTGCAACGAATACCGCAACGACTGTCGCAGCGGCGGGCACGTCCGCTACAGCCATCGTTGTGGTAGCCGCCGTCGCCCTGGCATGGACGCCTGCGCATGCCGCGTTGACCGAAGAAGCGGCAGCGACCGCGGCCAAGGCCCCGCTCTACCTGCCGGCGAGTCCGGCGGATCCGGGTGGGTTGAAGGGCTACAACCATAGCTTCCAGATTGACTTTGCCTACGAAGCGCAAGGGAAAGGCAAGAACAAGGAGCAAAAGGACAAGCTGAAGGCGATCAAGCCAAAGAAGGCCGTGTCCGGGCCGAAGGTGAAGTCGGGCACGTACACGCTTGCGCCGGCCCCGGGTGCCGAGCCGGATTGACGCACGCATGCACATGATGCCTGACGACATATCGGCTCCAGAACGGTCGCCCGGAAGGGCTTTCCCCACGGTGGCCGCAATGCACGGCGAGGCAAATCAACATACATCGCGCTGGGAGAAGACCGTGTTCAACAAATCCAATTCGCTTCTGCGGCGAAGCAGTTGCCTGGCGCTCCGGGCCCTGCTGATGGTATTCGCGCTGGCGCTTACCGTGCCGGCCATGACGCACGCCGCGACCAACCAGATCGCGCTGCTGGTGCCCGATGGCTTTGCCCTTCCCGATCCGCGCGTGTCGGCATGGCTAGACGCCGCGCAGGAGGAAGGCCTCAAGATCACCGTTATCAACGACACCCAGTTCCAGCAGGGCACGACCCCAGCACAATTTTCCGGCGTGATCCTGCCAGACCAGGTGCACGTCAACGCCAGCGATGCGCTGATCGCCGCCCTCGAAACCTACACCACGCAGGGCGGCAGCCTGATGCTGGTGTACGACTTCGGCGCGCTCACCACCACAGGTTTCTATGCCGTCCCGAAAAGCCGGCTCAGCAATCTCGCAGGGGTCGACTACGTCCTCTATGACCAGTTGCTCGGCAACATGATCGGCGTGGGGCCGATCACCGGTTTGGGCAGCACGCTGCGGACCCTGCAGGTGCCGCCGGGCAAGTCGATGCTGTGGGACGCAGGCGCGACGGACCCGGTTGAAGGCGTCTCGGGCTATGTCTATGGCTTCCTGATTTATCCGAGCTTCGTGACGCAGGGAACCTATCCGGGCTCTGCCCTGATCACGTCGCCCAACTTTGGACTGGTGGCGGGCCTGCGCGATTTCGGCTCGGGGCGGGTGCTGTTCGTCAACACGCCGCTCTCTTACCTTAAGGGCCAGACCGACGGCATGCTGATGCACGGCTTCCTGCGCTATTTCGGCACCAACCTGATGAAGATGCCGCGGCTGTCCGCGCAGCCCAAGGCGCTTGGCGGGCTTGTGCTGAACTGGCACCTCTGCGCCGGCGACCAGATCGCACCCGCGGTGGAAATGAATACCTGGGGCACCTTCGACAATAGCAATAGCCCGTTCTCCATTTCCGTGACTGCGGGTCCTGACCACATCGACTTCGGCGACGGCAAGGGCGTCAACCTGTCGCAGAACACTTCGGCAAAGAATCTATTGCTGTCGCTGCAATCGAAGGGGCACAAGATCGGCAGCCATGGCGGATGGATCCATGACTACTGGGGTGCCAATGCGAGCGAGTCCAACCAGTCCTCCTTCGAGCAGTACCTGATGCTGAACAAGCAGAGCGTGGAAAGCGTGGCCGGACGCGCCGCGGTCGAGTACTCCGCGCCGCAAGGGAATACGCCCCAGTGGTCGGTCAACTGGATCGAAGCCAACGGCAACACCGGCTACTACTTTCTGGGTCACACCGGGATGGCGCCGACGCGCAGTTATCGCGATGGCGTACTGTCGAACAACACGATCCGCGCCTTTCCGGTGATGCCGTTCGGGCCGAACGCGACGTTCGAGGAGTTCCAGGAATTCAACGTGCCTGTGACCGACGTCAACACCTGGTACCGGCAGCTCATCGATTTCGTGGCGAAGAATCGCACCAGCCGGCTGATCTACATGCATCCGGCGGGCGCCATCCAGTACCCGAGGACGCTCAACGTCATCTTCAACAAGGCGGACAACGTGAAGGCAAACGGCAAGTTCAGCTGGTACACGATGGATACGCTGGCGCAGTTCGCGCAGCGGCGCCAGCAGACCGCCTGGCAAGCCACCGATAACGGCAATTCATGGGCTTTCCAGGCGACGCACCCGACGGACATGACCGACATGGCCTGGGTGCTGCCGCGTTCGGCATACACACAACCTGTCGTGACGCAGGGGCTAGCGCTGGTGACATGGGACACCAACAACTGGATTGTCACTTCCTTGGGAGGGACCTCGCTGGCCTTTGTCGCCGGCAAGCAGTAAAGGCACAGGGACTCACCGCGCCTGCCCCCCGGGACGGGCGCGCGGCATAAACACCCTGCGATGAGAAGGCAACGGAGGAGGTCGTCGACATGTGTGCGACGTATCGCGTAGTGATTTCACTGAGCGGGCTGCTCTTTTTTGCGACGCCCGCCATGGCAGCAGCAGCCACGGAAGTTCCCAAGCACGGGAAGATTTTCTCCCGGGGTCCAGGAACCCCGGAAGATGCCACCAAACCGCTGCCCAGGCTCGTTGCGCACGATGCAGTCGCACCGTCCGGCGCAGCGGTGGACCTGGCAATGACGTCGCCCGACACGTTGGAAGAGCGCGCCGGTACGGCGCCGGCACTGCGCCCGCCGGCCCTGACCAAGCCAACGTCGATCGAGCCGCCGCCGGAACGCGCGGACGTGCAGGCCATCGTGCCGCCGCTGACGGCCATGCTCCTGCTGATCGTCGGCCTGGTGATCTTCTATGCCGTGCGCCACTACATGTTCACGCTAAACCGCTTGTTCGGCAGGCAACGCCATCCTTACCTGGACATCGACGTCGCGCACTGGCCCAGCCTCACCGTGCTGGTCGCCGCGCATAACGAAGAGGCAGTGATCGCCGGCTCGCTGCTATGCCTCTTGCACGCGGACTATCCGGCCGACCGGCTTACCATCATGCCCGTCAACGACCGATCCAGCGACTGTACGCGCGAAATCATCGATGACCTCGTGAAGCAGTACCCGGGACGCATCACACCGTTTCACCGTGCCGACGGCAAGCCCGGCAAGGCAGCCGCGCTCAAGGATGCCAGCGACGCCGTGGCCAGCGACATCATCGTCGTGTTCGACGCCGACTACCTTCCGCCGGTAAGCATGCTCAAGCAACTGGTGGCGCCGTTCTTCGACCCCGAAGTCGGCGCGACCATGGGCCGCGTCGTACCGTTGAACCTCGGTAGCAACCTGCTGACGCGGCTGCTCGATCTGGAGCGCTCCGGCGGCTATCAGGTCGACCAGCAGGCCCGCATGAACCTGAGCCTCGTCCCCCAGTATGGTGGCACCGTCGGCGGCGTCAGGATGCGGGCGTTACGCAGCGTCGGCGGCTGGCACGACGATGTACTGGCCGAAGACACCGACCTGACTTACCGGCTGCTGCTGGCCAACTGGAAGACTGTCTACCAGAACTGGTCGGAGTGCTATGAAGAAGTGCCCGAGACCTGGCCAGTGCGGGTGCGCCAGATCATGCGCTGGACCAAGGGCCACAACCAGGCGCTCTATCGGCACGGCTGGAAGATGGCCGTCTGCCGCAACCACGGTTTGTTCGAGAAGATCGACGGTGTGGCGCTGCTTGGCATCTACATGATGGCGCCGCTGATGTTGTTCGGCTGGCTGCTGGCCATCCTGCTGTACTACGCTGGTGGCCTGCCGCTGTTCGGTGAAGCGGTAATCCTGTTTGCGTTGATGTCGTACGGGACGCTGGGCAACTTTGCCGCCTTCTTCGAAATCGCCGCCGCCGTGTATCTGGACGGCAGCCGCGAGCGCATCCGCCTGCTGCCGATGAACTACTTCGGCTTCCTCGTCAGCATGCTGACCGTGTCGCGCGCCATTCTTGGTCAGCTCGCCTTCGACTATGTGCTCCGCCGCGAGTTGCGGTGGGACAAGACCACGCGTTATCGCCCAAGGAGCTGAACATGTGGGCCCTGCTGCTTGGCATCCTCACCATGCTGCTCTTCGGATTGCCGCTGATACCCGCAGTGCTTGAATGGCGACGCCGGCTCGATGTACGGCCGCTGGCAATCGATAGCGAACACACGCTGGATGTCGCGGCCGTCGCCGCGGACTTTCGTGCGATGGTCGGGCGGGGGGGGGCAAGGCAAGGCTTGCGTGGCCGACTTTACTCAGCCAACGCATTGCGGCCCCTGGTGCAGGTGACAGGCACCTTCATGCCCACGGCGGCGGAGGCGCTCATCGGCACTTGTGCGCGAACCATTGTCACCAGCGGCTCACTGGTGCTTCCTGACGGCTATACGTTTTCAAGGGACATCTACGGCCGGCGTGGCATCTCCACGGGCCGAAGGAATCGCATGCAGGTCCTGCTGTCCGAAGGCGAGATCCTGGTGCGCAGCGATAGCGAGGTGCAACGCTGGGCGCACGCCCGCACTGTCCATGTCGAGCCACGCTGCCGCTTGCTCGGACCGCTCTCCGCCCTCTACGCCATGCGGCTCGAAGAGGACTGCGAATTCACGTCTGTCAGCGCGGCGGAAATCGGTTTCGGCGGCCGTCACCTGGCCGCGCCGCCCGACATGGACGCCACCGCCCCACCCGGCGGAGACTGGGCGCATGAAGTGCTGAATCCCCCCTCCGAGCCCTCGGACGGCCGCTGGCTGGTAACGCACGATATGACATTTCCCGCCGGCACCTTGTATCGCGGTGACCTTATCGTGCAAGGCGACTTGTGGATCGGCTCCGGCGCGCGCGTGATCGGCAGCGTCAAGGCAAACGGCCGCATCTGGCTAGGCCCGCGGGTGCGCATTGACGGCGCACTGATTGCCGGGGGCGCCATTTCCATTGCCCGCGAGTGTGCCATCGCCGGGCCGGTGGCTGCCGAGCGCGAGATTGAAGTGGGGGCGCGCAGCGTTATCGGGGCGGCGAACAAGCGCACCACCGTGGTGGCGCCGGTGCTCCGCGTACGGGTCGGTACGGTGGTCTATGGGGCGGCATGCGCCCCGGAGAAAGGACGAGTCCTGGCCGATGTGGCCACCCCATGAAACCTCCCCACCTGCCATGAAAACCCTCCTTGTCCTGCTCCTGGCCCTTGCCACATACGTCCACCGGCCGGCGGACGCGGTCGAGCTCACGCTGACAGACTACCAGCGTCCCGACGGGGCGATCACCACCTATTTCGCCGGCGACTCGGTCGATCCCTACTTCGCGGCCAAGGCACTGCTGGCCGCGCAGGACGCCGGCATGACCACCCGAATTGCTGCGACCCGCTGGATTGCATGGCTATTGCCGCGCCAGCAAGCCGATGGCCGCTTCGACCGCTATTGCGAGCGGGGCCAACGCTTCGTCTCCTGCCAGGAGGCCGACGCCGACGATGCGCTGATGGCCGCCTGGATGGAACTGCTGGTCCGCAGCGCGCCGCCCAAGGGCATGCCGCCGGCGTGGCAGGCCAGCTTCGACAAGGCCAGCCGCTACCTGGACAGGCTGCGCGACCCGGGCTCCGGCGTCTACCACATCTCCGCCAGGCTTCCGGTGGCCCTGCTGATGGACAACGTCGAAGTCTCAAGCGCCTTCAAGGCGGCCAGCCTCTATCGGCAGCGCCATGGAGACGCCGTGGGCGCCGCTGCCTGGCAGCGCAAGGCCGAGCAGCTGGACAAGGACATCCTGCGCGTGTTCTGGCGCGCTAGCCGCTACCTCGTCAGCACCCAGCCGCGCGAACAGTTCGAGTTCTATCCCGACGCCGTCGCGCAGATCTTCCCCATCCTGGGCGATATCCATCCCGCCGGCCGATCCCATGTCGTCGCTTACCAGTCGTGGATGAAAGAGAACCGCTGGGCCTGGTTGCAGATGTCAGAGGTTGATTTCCCCTGGGGACTGGTGGCCCTGGTAGCTGACCGGATGGGAGACAAGGATGCCATCACTTGCTGGCGCCTGCGTTCCATCCAGTTCCGCCATGGCAAGCACTGGAATGTGTTGGAAGAGGCGCTATACCTGGCATTCGAATCGCGCCTGACCCCTGAGCAGGCGATCGCTCCGCCTGCCCCGGGCCTGCGGTGTCGATGACTCACCCCGGACCAGACATGCAAGAAGGCGACAAAATGAGCCGGACTTTATCGACCGATCGCCGCGAGGCGGTGTATGGTGTGTCTGCAGCTTGCGGGCCGGAGGGTCCTGTCAGGCCCCTCCGGGCGACATCGATCAGAAAATCCACAGGATTCCCATGGCGAAACCCCCGGATACAAGAATTCACGGCGCCCAAGCCCTGCCCTTGATGGGCATGCTCGCACTGCTTGCCACCACCGATGTTCGCGCGCAGGCTGAAGCCACCCCTCCCCGGACCTTCGTGCCCTTGCTCACGGGTTTCATCGAAGGTGGTCTTGGGCACGCCAACCTCACTGGCGACAATGCCAGCTGGAACGACCAGTACCTGCGAGGCGGAGTCAACCTGACCCCGAAGGATTACGTGACTGGCGAAATCAGCCACCAGAGCCACTTTGGCGACCAGGGTACATTCTTCGGTCTGGGCTATACCCGCACCTTCAACGAGGACTGGTACGGCTTCCTGAGCGCCGGCACCAGCGCGGGCGGCTTCTTCCTGCCCGAGGTTCGGGTCGATGGCCTTATCTTCCGCAAGCTGCTCGAGAAGAAGAACCTGGTGGTCAACGCCGGTTTTACCTACTACCGCGCCAAGGAAGTCTATACCGACAAGACCTTGCTGCTCGGCCTGATCTACTATTTTGACGCGCCGTGGATCATCCAGCTTAACGCACGGCTCAATCGCAGCGATCCTGGCAATGTCCGCTCGAATCGCGGCATCGTCGCGGTAACTTACGGACGCGACAAGGACCAGTTCATCACCCTGAAATACGACGGCGGTAGTGAAGCCTACCAGCTCACCGGCGAGCAGGCCCTGCTGAGTGACTTCAACAGTCATGAAGTGTCGCTGACGTGGCGCAAATGGTTCACCAAGCGCTACGGCATCAACCTTCGAGCCATTTACTACGACAACCCGTCCTACACGCGCAAGCAAGCGGAAATCGGTGTCTTCGCGGAGTTCTAGCCATGGCACAACCTACCGGCCACACTGCAGCCACACACGACCAAAGCGACGCCCTCGGCCTGAGCATTCTCTGTCTGGCCAGGCATCGCTCGCTGGACCATCTGACGCTGTCCGTCACCTCCCTTGCGGCTATCCTGCTGGTGCCGGTGGCATTCAATTTGGGCGAATGGCTGCTGCGCGACCGTATCAGCGGGCTCTGGGCTGCCGTGCTGCGCTTCTGGGTTGACAAGCTCGGGATCGAAGGCAGCGTCATCGAACAACTGACGCGGGTAGCGTGGTTCGACTTCAACCTGCCCTACACCGATGTCGTGGCCCCTGCGCCGGACGTGCTGACCTGGTGTGTATCGCTGGTCGCCACGCTGGTTGTCTGCCTGATGGCGCTCCGGATACGCGACAAGTACCTGCCACTGCGGTACTTCCTGCTGTTCGCTGTGTTCATCCAGGCCACAGCACTGTTGTTTTTCGCGGTGGCGCCACAGAGTTTTCCGTACACTGCCAGCAGGTATGTGGACAACGGCGTCAAGACCTGCGCGAGCTTCCTGTTCCTGTTGCCATGGGGGCATGCGCTGGTCTACTACATCTTTGACTTCTCCTGGCCGAAGAAGATATTCCTGACGCTACTCACGCTTTTGTTCGTGGTGATCGCAGTGCCGATGCAGCTAGCGCTACACGTCTATCTGATGGTGACCTGTTCGCTGCTGATGATGCCGCTCCTGTCGTTTGTATTCGGGCCAACGATGCTGGTGTTCGGATGCATTGCGTTGTATGGCTGGGCGATGAGTTGGGAGAGGATCGAGCGGGCCGTATAAAGCGCGTGGCATCGTTACGATAACGTTGGCAGAAGCGCTTTAAGCAATGTCTTCCGGCCATCTACTCTGCATGGGCGGTACGAAATCGAATATCGCCTGAAACGGGCATCCGATGGCGATGCTGGGCTGCTGCGATGCAAACCTTGACCAGCCGGTTCTGCAGCGTGGCGTTCATTCGCTCGACCCGGCCTTGGCCGGGCTCCTGCACATCGCAACTCCTCCTCAACCTGCTTTCCGATGCCATCAAGTACAGGCGGGACCTTGGACCTAGCGAGATCGCACTTGGGCGGCGTGCCACTGTTGCCCGAATGCGTGAACTGAAAGCTGATTTCACATTATGGAATCCACGCCAGTTTTTCACAGCATTGCTTTTCGTTGCTTGAAAACCCGTTCCACATCGCAAAATTTACTTCCTATCTCATTGAAAAATAAAGAAAAACTAACTCTTATGTCTTATATAAGACCTTGCCGCAACGCATCAAGTACGCCCTACAATAAGTCCACGCTGCTTGCTTCGACATCCGTAGCGGCACACTCGACCATTTTTTCAAACGCTCCCTACCCCTAGGAAATTCACATGGCCCAGTATCAAGACGACATCAAGGCAGTTGCTGCTTTGAAAGAGAACCACGGCAGCGCGTGGAATGCCATCAATCCCGAGTATGCCGCCCGCATGCGTGCCCAGAACAAGTTCAAGACGGGCCTGGACATCGCCAAGTACACCGCCAAGATCATGCGCGCCGACATGGCCGCCTACGATGCTGACTCGTCCAAGTACACCCAGTCGCTGGGCTGCTGGCACGGCTTCATCGGCCAGCAGAAGATGATCTCCATCAAGAAGCACTTCAACAGCACCGAGCGCCGCTACCTGTACCTGTCCGGCTGGATGGTGGCCGCGCTGCGCTCCGAGTTCGGCCCGCTGCCGGACCAGTCGATGCACGAAAAAACCTCCGTCAGCGCGCTGATCCGCGAGCTGTACACCTTCCTGCGCCAGGCCGACGCGCGTGAACTGGGCGGCCTGTTCCGCGAGCTGGATGCTGCCCAAGGCGCTGCCAAGGCCGCCATCCAGGCGAAAATCGACAATCACGTCACCCACGTCGTGCCCATCATCGCCGACATCGACGCGGGTTTCGGCAACGCCGAAGCCACTTACCTGCTGGCCAAGCAGTTCATCGAAGCGGGTGCATGCTGCATCCAGATCGAGAACCAGGTGTCCGACGAGAAGCAATGCGGCCACCAGGATGGCAAAGTCACCGTGCCGCACGAAGACTTCCTGGCCAAGATCCGCGCCATCCGCTACGCCTTCCTGGAACTGGGCGTGGACGACGGCATCATCGTGGCCCGTACCGACTCGCTGGGTGCCGGCCTGACCAAGCAGATCGCCGTGACCCACACGCCGGGCGACCTGGGCGACCAATACAACTCCTTCCTCGATTGCGACGAACTGTCGGCCGACCAACTGGGCAACGGTGATGTCATCATCAAGCGCGACGGCAAGCTGCTGCGCCCCAAGCGCCTGCCGAGCAACCTGTTCCAGTTCCGCGCCGGCACGGGCGAAGCGCGCTGCGTGCTGGATTGCGTCACCGCCCTGCAGAACGGCGCCGACCTGCTGTGGATCGAAACCGAAAAGCCGCATATCGCCCAGATCGGCGGCATGGTCAGCGAGATTCGCAAGGTCATCCCGAACGCCAAGCTGGTTTACAACAACAGCCCGTCGTTCAACTGGACCCTGAACTTCCGCCAGCAGGCGTATGACGCGATGAAGGCCGCGGGCAAGGATGTGTCGGCCTACGATCGCAGCCAGCTGATGAGCGTGGAATACGATGACAGCGAACTGGCGAAGCTCGCCGACGAAAAGATCCGCACCTTCCAGGCAGACGCGTCGCGCGAAGCCGGCATTTTCCACCACCTCATCACGCTGCCGACCTACCACACCGCCGCACTGTCGACCGACAACCTGGCCAAGGAATACTTCGGCGACCAGGGCATGCTGGGTTATGTGGCTGGCGTGCAGCGCAAGGAAATCCGTCAGGGCATCGCCTGCGTCAAGCACCAGAACATGTCCGGCTCGGACATCGGTGACGACCACAAGGAGTATTTCAGCGGCGAAGCGGCCCTGAAAGCGGCGGGTAAAGACAACACCATGAACCAGTTCTGATACCAGTCATACCCCGGGCAAAACGCCAACCCATAACGGGTTGGCGTTTTTTTTGTCCGGCGATAACGCCGTACGTGGGTTCTACCCCTGGGGCCATACAGGCGATTCCCTGTTTTCACAATACACAGGTCAAATCCTGTATTTTCAAGATACAGGCTACAGCTTGTAAAACATCAAAACAGGCTATATCCTGTACATCATCAGCAACTCATGGCCTGCCATCCGGGACGGCAGGCGGCGCCATGCAATATCCCATCCATACCCTCACCCAGCTGCGGCCGATCCTGCAGGGCTTCAGGAAGTCCAGGGGCCTGACGCAGGCCAGGATGGCGGCTTACCTGGGCGTCCGGCAGCAGACCTACGCCGAGCTGGAAGCCAACCCCGCCGCGGCCAGCGTCGAGCGGCTGTTCAAGGCACTGCGCGTGCTCGGCGTGGAGATGGTGCTGTCCCCTGCCCCGGATACCCAGGTGTCCCAGGTGCCCCAGGTGCAGCCGGAACCTGTGCAAGAGACAAGTCCCGCCTCCCTGCCGGCAAGCAAGGCTGCCCGCAAGGCAACAACGGAACAGCCGAAAAAGCCCGCTGGCGGCAAGGCAAGCCGCGCCGCCCGCAAGAGCACCAGGCCACAGCGGGAGGATTGGTAGCCATGGCGCGCGGCACGCAGGCGAGGCGTCTCGATCTGTGGATGAACGGGTTGCCGGTGGGTCACTGGGAAACCACGCCCGCCGGCGACCGGCTGGCCTATCGCGAGGACTGGATTGCCGACCCGCAAGGCCGGCCGCTGTCCCTGTCATTACCCTTTACGCCGGGCAACCAGCCCCACCGCGGGCCCGTCGTCGCCAACTATTTCGACAACCTGCTGCCCGACAGCGATGCCATCAGGCGGCGCATCGCGGCCCGGTACCGGACCGGCGGGACCGACGCCTTCGCGCTGCTGGCCAAGCTCGGCCGCGACTGTGCCGGCGCCCTCCAGATGCTGCCGCCGCAGGAGGCACCGACGGCGTTGAAGCGCGTCCAGGGCCGCCCGCTGTCGGAGACCGAGATCGCCACCCTGCTGCATGAGGCCACGGCCGAGCCCGTGCTCGGGCTGCGCGAGCCCATCGATGACCTGCGCCTGTCCATCGCCGGCGCGCAGGAGAAGACCGCGCTGCTGCGCTGGGGCGGGCACTGGCTGTTGCCGCAAGGCAGTACGCCTACCACGCATATCTTCAAGCTGCCGATGGGACTGGTGGGCAATATGCGCGCCGACATGCGGACCTCGGTGGAAAACGAATGGCTCTGCGCCAGGATCGTCGCCGCCTTTGGCCTGCCGGTCGCTGCCTGCGAGATCGCGCGCTTCGGGGATGTCAAGGCACTGGTGGTCGAACGCTTCGACCGCAAGCCTTCGGCCGACGGTTCCTGGCTGCTGCGCCTGCCGCAGGAAGACATGTGCCAGGCCACCGGGACGTCGGCATTGCAGAAGTACGAGTCGGACGGCGGGCCCGGCATCCAGCAGATCGCCGACATCCTCTCCGGCTCGCGCTCGGCGCTGTCCGATCGCCGCAACTTCTTCCTCGCGCAGATCGTGTTCTGGCTGCTTGCCGCCACTGATGGCCATGGCAAGAACTTCAGCATCAGCCATCTGCCGGGCAGCCGCTATGAAGCAACGCCGCTGTACGACATCCTGTCGGCGCATCCGATCATCGGCAGGGGCAAGAACCAGGTGGCGCCGCAACGGGCCCGGCTGGCGATGGCGTTGCACGGCAAGAATTCGCACTACGCCATCCAGGAGATCCAGCGGCGACACTGGTTTGCCCAGGGACAGCGCATCGGCTTCTCGCCCGACGACGTCGGGTCGATGCTCGACGAGGTCGTGTCGCAGACCGGCCGGGCCATCGACGCCGCCGCTTCCGCGCTGCCGCCGGAATTCCCCCTGGACCTGGCCGATGCGATCTTCGACGGCATGCGCCGGCAGCAGCGGCGCCTTGCTGCCTGAGGCTAGCGCCTGCGCGTGGACTGGTTCAGCGCCACGGCGGCGCGGACCAGTGTCTTCAGCGCTTTCTCGTCGATCTTGTCGCCTTCCTGGAAATCGATGGCGCGCCGGGTGTTGCCCTCCAGGCTGGCGTTGAACAGGCCGGCAGGATCGTCCAGCGCCGCACCCTTGGCGAAGGTCATCTTGACAACGTTCTTGTAGGTCTCGCCGGTGCAAATGATGCCGTCGTGCGACCAGACCGGGACGCCGCGCCATTTCCATTCCTCGACGACTTCGGGGTCGGCTTCCCTGACCAGCGCGCGCAGCCGGCCGAGCATCTGGCCGC
This genomic window contains:
- a CDS encoding glycosyltransferase; the protein is MTSPDTLEERAGTAPALRPPALTKPTSIEPPPERADVQAIVPPLTAMLLLIVGLVIFYAVRHYMFTLNRLFGRQRHPYLDIDVAHWPSLTVLVAAHNEEAVIAGSLLCLLHADYPADRLTIMPVNDRSSDCTREIIDDLVKQYPGRITPFHRADGKPGKAAALKDASDAVASDIIVVFDADYLPPVSMLKQLVAPFFDPEVGATMGRVVPLNLGSNLLTRLLDLERSGGYQVDQQARMNLSLVPQYGGTVGGVRMRALRSVGGWHDDVLAEDTDLTYRLLLANWKTVYQNWSECYEEVPETWPVRVRQIMRWTKGHNQALYRHGWKMAVCRNHGLFEKIDGVALLGIYMMAPLMLFGWLLAILLYYAGGLPLFGEAVILFALMSYGTLGNFAAFFEIAAAVYLDGSRERIRLLPMNYFGFLVSMLTVSRAILGQLAFDYVLRRELRWDKTTRYRPRS
- a CDS encoding YaiO family outer membrane beta-barrel protein, with protein sequence MAKPPDTRIHGAQALPLMGMLALLATTDVRAQAEATPPRTFVPLLTGFIEGGLGHANLTGDNASWNDQYLRGGVNLTPKDYVTGEISHQSHFGDQGTFFGLGYTRTFNEDWYGFLSAGTSAGGFFLPEVRVDGLIFRKLLEKKNLVVNAGFTYYRAKEVYTDKTLLLGLIYYFDAPWIIQLNARLNRSDPGNVRSNRGIVAVTYGRDKDQFITLKYDGGSEAYQLTGEQALLSDFNSHEVSLTWRKWFTKRYGINLRAIYYDNPSYTRKQAEIGVFAEF
- a CDS encoding helix-turn-helix domain-containing protein, with protein sequence MQYPIHTLTQLRPILQGFRKSRGLTQARMAAYLGVRQQTYAELEANPAAASVERLFKALRVLGVEMVLSPAPDTQVSQVPQVQPEPVQETSPASLPASKAARKATTEQPKKPAGGKASRAARKSTRPQREDW
- a CDS encoding isocitrate lyase — protein: MAQYQDDIKAVAALKENHGSAWNAINPEYAARMRAQNKFKTGLDIAKYTAKIMRADMAAYDADSSKYTQSLGCWHGFIGQQKMISIKKHFNSTERRYLYLSGWMVAALRSEFGPLPDQSMHEKTSVSALIRELYTFLRQADARELGGLFRELDAAQGAAKAAIQAKIDNHVTHVVPIIADIDAGFGNAEATYLLAKQFIEAGACCIQIENQVSDEKQCGHQDGKVTVPHEDFLAKIRAIRYAFLELGVDDGIIVARTDSLGAGLTKQIAVTHTPGDLGDQYNSFLDCDELSADQLGNGDVIIKRDGKLLRPKRLPSNLFQFRAGTGEARCVLDCVTALQNGADLLWIETEKPHIAQIGGMVSEIRKVIPNAKLVYNNSPSFNWTLNFRQQAYDAMKAAGKDVSAYDRSQLMSVEYDDSELAKLADEKIRTFQADASREAGIFHHLITLPTYHTAALSTDNLAKEYFGDQGMLGYVAGVQRKEIRQGIACVKHQNMSGSDIGDDHKEYFSGEAALKAAGKDNTMNQF
- the wecB gene encoding non-hydrolyzing UDP-N-acetylglucosamine 2-epimerase, with the translated sequence MPMKVLAVFGTRPEAIKMAPLIHRLRESSHFELRVCVTGQHRLMLDQVLRLFEIVPDYDLNVISHGQSLSDITTRVLSGVHMVLDRFLPEALLVHGDTTTTLAATLAAFYRNVAIGHVEAGLRTGNLSAPWPEEMNRRVTDVMASWHFAPTQQAQEALLREGVDPARISLTGNTGIDALLQVKARLDADAEMRGRLASRYPFLDETRRMVLVTGHRRENFGTPFERLFSALRMLADRNPDIQIVYPVHLNPRVQGPVQAILSGHPSIHLIDPQDYLPFVFLMSRAYLIVTDSGGIQEEAPALGKPVLVTRETTERPEAVAAGTARLVGTDPARIIAAAEHLLNDPTEYACMARAHNPFGDGRASERIVGALQAASPEPYRQGGDEAVNVNVATQ